Proteins from one Ananas comosus cultivar F153 unplaced genomic scaffold, ASM154086v1, whole genome shotgun sequence genomic window:
- the LOC109705961 gene encoding aquaporin NIP1-1-like, giving the protein MSGNKVENGLEEGRGGEEAAYEISTSKGCCSSGISVQFMQKIIAEIFGTYFLIFAGCGSVAVNLSKGGTITFPGISIVWGLVVMVMVYSVGHISGAHFNPAVTVAFATCRRFPWKQVPAYIVAQMLGATLASGTLRLLFGGGHGHFFGTVPTGSDVQSLVLEFIISFYLMFVISGVATDNRAIGELAGLAVGATILLNVLFAGPISGASMNPARSLGPAIVLHRYTGIWVYIVGPTAGTVAGAWAYNLIRFTNKPLREITKSGSFLKSMRKNSELNGSN; this is encoded by the exons aTGAGTGGAAATAAAGTTGAGAATGGGTTGGAGGAAgggaggggaggagaggaggcggCATATGAGATCTCCACAAGCAAAGGATGTTGCAGCTCAGGCATCTCTGTTCAGTTCATGCAAAAG ATCATTGCAGAGATATTCGGGACCTATTTCCTGATATTCGCCGGGTGCGGCTCGGTGGCCGTGAATTTGAGCAAGGGAGGCACCATCACCTTCCCCGGCATATCGATCGTGTGGGGGCTCGTCGTCATGGTCATGGTGTACTCCGTCGGGCACATCTCCGGCGCCCATTTCAACCCCGCCGTCACCGTCGCCTTCGCCACTTGCAGAAGGTTCCCGTGGAAACAG GTGCCGGCGTACATCGTGGCCCAGATGCTGGGCGCGACGCTGGCGAGCGGGACGCTGCGTTTGTTGTTCGGCGGCGGGCACGGGCACTTCTTCGGGACGGTGCCGACGGGGTCCGACGTGCAATCTCTCGTACTCGAGTTCATCATCTCCTTCTACTTGATGTTCGTCATCTCCGGCGTAGCCACCGACAATAGAGCT ATTGGAGAATTAGCTGGGTTGGCCGTGGGAGCCACTATCCTACTCAACGTGCTCTTCGCTGG gcCGATATCGGGAGCATCGATGAACCCTGCGAGAAGCCTGGGGCCGGCGATCGTGCTGCACCGATACACCGGAATTTGGGTGTACATCGTAGGCCCCACCGCGGGGACGGTGGCCGGAGCTTGGGCTTACAACCTCATCCGCTTCACCAACAAGCCCCTCCGGGAGATCACCAAGAGTGGCTCATTCCTCAAAAGCATGAGGAAAAACTCTGAATTAAATGGATCCAACTAA